TTAAGTAAAGCAAAAAGACATTTAGAAAAAATAATGCCACTTAATGAAAAAAACTATAAAAACTTAGATGATATTAGTATGGGTTTTATAGATCAGTTAATTTTTAGATTTTCTAAATTACAAGATACTATGGGTGATAAATTGTTTTCATCTTTTTTAGTGCTTACAGGAGAAGATATCAAAAAAATGACTTTTATAGATAGACTTAACAGGTTAGAGGAATTAGCGATAATAAATAAAAATGAATGGATTACTTTAAGAACATATAGGAATGATATAGCCCATGAGTACTCTTTTAACCAAGATGAAGTTGTTGCAAGTATAAATATAATTTATGAAATATCTGATCAACTAATTGTTATTTATGATCTGTTTATAGAATATTGTAAAAATAAACTAGAGTTTATGAAGTAGTTATGAAAAAAAACATCCTAGAATATAAATGGGAGAAAGTATAAATTCTGGAAAATCTAAAAGTTATAGGACCAACTTACTTTAGTGACAATACTAAGGGATTAAACTATAATTGATTATATCTCAAAATGATGCTTCGAATACTATAATAAATATAGGAGTTTTAATGACAAAGTTACCAACAGGAATTCAGACATTTTCAGAAATACGAGAAGACAATTATGCCTATGTGGATAAAACTAAAGATATCTATAATTTAATTGAAAATGGGAAATATTATTTTTTATCTAGGCCTAGACGTTTTGGTAAATCACTGTTAATTGATACAATTTCGGAACTATTTAAAGGTAGTAAAGAGTATTTTAAAGGACTTTTTATCTATGATAAATGGGACTGGACTGTAAAATATCCTGTAATAAATATTAACTTTGGTAGTGGTGATTATTCCTCTTCTAATAATTTGAAAAACGGAATATCAGAATTCCTTGTGGATATAGCAGATGATTTTAATATAAAAATTAATATATCTTTAAACTTAAAACAATTAATAAAACAGGTATATAAAACTTTTAACCAAAAAGTAGTAATTTTAATAGATGAATATGACAAACCTATAATAGATGTTTTAACAAATTTAGAAGTAGCTAAGCAAAACAGATTAATCTTAGGAAGTTTTTATTCGGCAATAAAAGCAAGTGACAAATATGTAAAATTTGCAATGTTAACTGGGGTCAGTAAATTCTCTAAAATAAATCTTTTTAGTAACCTAAATAATTTTACAGATATAACTATAGATAAAGAGTATGGAACAATAACTGGTTATACACAAAATGATTTAGAAACCACTTTTAAAGAGCATTTAGTAGGGGTGGATATGTCCAAGATAAAACAATGGTATAATGGTTACAATTATTTTTCAGAACCAATTTACAATCCTTTTGATATTTTAGTGTTTATCTCAAAAAAATACATTTTTGACAACTACTGGTGGGAAACTGGAAACCCAACATTTTTAATAGATATTCTTAAGAAATCTAGATTTTATATACCCGATCTTTCTAATCTGG
Above is a genomic segment from Thiospirochaeta perfilievii containing:
- a CDS encoding ATP-binding protein, with amino-acid sequence MTKLPTGIQTFSEIREDNYAYVDKTKDIYNLIENGKYYFLSRPRRFGKSLLIDTISELFKGSKEYFKGLFIYDKWDWTVKYPVININFGSGDYSSSNNLKNGISEFLVDIADDFNIKINISLNLKQLIKQVYKTFNQKVVILIDEYDKPIIDVLTNLEVAKQNRLILGSFYSAIKASDKYVKFAMLTGVSKFSKINLFSNLNNFTDITIDKEYGTITGYTQNDLETTFKEHLVGVDMSKIKQWYNGYNYFSEPIYNPFDILVFISKKYIFDNYWWETGNPTFLIDILKKSRFYIPDLSNLVVTKEMLNAFDVDKIDLIALLWQTGYLTFEKMEQFDSGIEYTMKIPNLEIKNSLNNLFLSYLTGADIWLPKKSEIHNIISKKDIDSFISSLKSLFSTIPYNNYVKNEIANYEGYYSSVIYTFLSSLGYDTVAEDVTNRGRIDLTLKTKSAIFIFEFKVDLKEEAIKQIKDRKYYEKYQVENKDIYIIGINFDSESKNILEYKWEKI